A genome region from Micromonospora peucetia includes the following:
- a CDS encoding deoxyribonuclease IV, with product MRIGAHVDSTDPMAEATARGAEAVQFFLSDPQGWKAPKPREDAERLRAADVDLYVHAPYVINVATLNNRIRIPSRKLLLGHAQAAAAIGAKGLIVHGGHVNAGDDLAVGFDNWRKTFAYAADSGGFGVPVLIENTAGGDNACARRLDALARLWDAVGDHEVGFCLDTCHAHAGGEELLGLVDRVKAITGRIDLVHANNSKGAFNSGQDRHDNLDGGTIDPELVVALIRAADAPVIVETPGGVDGQGADIAFLRDRLGAGSPKA from the coding sequence ATGCGTATCGGAGCCCACGTCGATTCGACCGACCCGATGGCGGAGGCGACCGCCCGCGGGGCCGAGGCCGTGCAGTTCTTTCTCTCCGACCCGCAGGGGTGGAAGGCACCGAAGCCGCGGGAGGACGCGGAGCGGCTGCGGGCCGCCGACGTCGACCTCTACGTGCACGCGCCGTACGTCATCAACGTCGCGACCCTGAACAACCGGATCCGGATCCCCAGCCGCAAGCTGCTGCTCGGGCACGCCCAGGCAGCCGCCGCCATCGGCGCGAAGGGGCTGATCGTGCACGGCGGGCACGTCAACGCCGGCGACGACCTGGCCGTCGGCTTCGACAACTGGCGCAAGACCTTCGCGTACGCGGCGGACTCCGGCGGCTTCGGCGTGCCGGTCCTGATCGAGAACACCGCCGGCGGCGACAACGCGTGCGCCCGGCGGCTCGACGCGCTCGCCCGGCTCTGGGACGCCGTGGGCGACCACGAGGTGGGCTTCTGCCTGGACACCTGCCACGCCCACGCCGGCGGCGAGGAACTGCTCGGGCTGGTCGACCGGGTCAAGGCGATCACCGGGCGGATCGACCTGGTGCACGCCAACAACTCCAAGGGCGCGTTCAACTCGGGCCAGGACCGGCACGACAACCTCGACGGCGGCACGATCGATCCGGAGCTGGTGGTGGCGCTGATCCGTGCGGCCGACGCACCGGTCATCGTCGAGACCCCGGGCGGGGTCGACGGTCAGGGCGCCGACATCGCCTTCCTGCGGGACCGGCTGGGCGCGGGGAGCCCGAAGGCATGA
- the rpsF gene encoding 30S ribosomal protein S6 gives MRHYEIMVILDSSLEERTVAPSLDTYLNVIRTAGGSVEKTDVWGRRRLAYEINKKAEGIYAVIDLQATPAAVAELERQLRLNESVLRTKVIRPEMR, from the coding sequence TTGCGTCATTACGAAATCATGGTGATCCTCGACTCCAGCCTCGAGGAACGCACCGTCGCACCGTCGCTCGACACGTACCTGAACGTGATCCGGACTGCGGGTGGCTCGGTGGAGAAGACCGACGTGTGGGGCCGTAGGCGCCTCGCGTACGAGATCAACAAGAAGGCCGAAGGCATCTACGCCGTCATCGACCTGCAGGCGACGCCCGCAGCGGTGGCCGAGCTTGAGCGTCAGCTGCGGCTCAACGAGTCCGTGCTGCGCACCAAGGTCATCCGGCCGGAGATGCGCTAA
- a CDS encoding single-stranded DNA-binding protein — protein MREEMVMAGDTTITVIGNLTDDPELRFTPSGAAVAKFRVASTPRFMDKASGEWKDGEPLFLACTVWRQAAEHVAESLQRGARVIVSGRLRQRSYETREGEKRTVIELEVDEIGPSLRYATAKVQKMSRSGGGGGGFGGGGGGGGSQGGGGGNFDDPWASAAPAAPSRGGSGGGNFDEEPPF, from the coding sequence GTGCGCGAGGAGATGGTCATGGCAGGAGACACCACCATCACGGTCATCGGCAACCTGACCGATGACCCCGAGTTGCGGTTCACCCCGTCCGGTGCGGCGGTCGCCAAGTTCCGGGTCGCTTCGACGCCCCGATTCATGGACAAGGCCTCCGGCGAGTGGAAGGACGGCGAGCCGCTCTTCCTGGCGTGCACCGTGTGGCGGCAGGCGGCGGAGCACGTCGCCGAGTCGCTCCAGCGGGGCGCCCGCGTGATCGTCTCGGGCCGGCTGCGTCAGCGGTCGTACGAGACGCGCGAGGGCGAGAAGCGCACCGTCATCGAGCTTGAGGTCGACGAGATCGGCCCGTCGCTGCGCTACGCCACGGCGAAGGTGCAGAAGATGTCCCGCTCCGGCGGTGGCGGCGGCGGCTTCGGTGGCGGCGGTGGTGGTGGAGGCAGCCAGGGCGGCGGCGGAGGCAACTTCGACGACCCCTGGGCCTCGGCTGCACCGGCAGCACCCTCGCGCGGTGGTTCGGGTGGCGGCAACTTTGACGAGGAGCCCCCGTTCTAA
- the rpsR gene encoding 30S ribosomal protein S18 yields MAKAAALRKPKKKVNPLDKDGITYIDYKDTALLRKFISDRGKIRARRVTGVTSQQQRQIARAVKNAREMALLPYTATAR; encoded by the coding sequence ATGGCCAAGGCCGCTGCACTTCGCAAACCGAAGAAGAAGGTGAACCCGCTAGACAAGGACGGGATCACCTACATCGATTACAAGGACACCGCGCTGCTGCGCAAGTTCATCTCCGACCGCGGCAAGATCCGCGCTCGGCGGGTGACCGGCGTGACCTCGCAGCAGCAGCGGCAGATCGCCCGTGCGGTCAAGAACGCCCGCGAGATGGCGCTCCTGCCGTACACGGCCACGGCCCGCTGA
- the rplI gene encoding 50S ribosomal protein L9 — protein sequence MKIILTQEVSGLGAPGDIVEVKNGYGRNYLLPQGFAITWTKGAEKQVTVIKRARSAREIRDLGHANEVKGQLEGLKINLKARAGDGGRLFGSVTPTEIVEAVKAAGGPALDRRRLELTGAIKSTGSYPVRIKLHPEVTAKFDLNVVQG from the coding sequence ATGAAGATCATCCTGACTCAGGAGGTGTCCGGCCTCGGTGCCCCGGGTGACATCGTCGAGGTCAAGAACGGCTACGGCCGTAACTACCTGCTGCCGCAGGGCTTCGCGATCACCTGGACCAAGGGTGCGGAGAAGCAGGTCACGGTCATCAAGCGGGCCCGCTCGGCCCGTGAGATCCGCGACCTCGGCCACGCCAACGAGGTCAAGGGCCAGCTTGAGGGCCTCAAGATCAACCTGAAGGCCCGCGCCGGCGACGGTGGTCGGCTCTTCGGCTCGGTCACCCCGACCGAGATCGTCGAAGCCGTCAAGGCCGCCGGTGGTCCGGCCCTCGACCGTCGTCGGCTGGAGCTGACCGGCGCCATCAAGTCGACCGGTTCCTACCCGGTGCGGATCAAGCTGCACCCCGAGGTGACCGCCAAGTTCGACCTCAACGTCGTCCAGGGCTGA
- a CDS encoding replicative DNA helicase, giving the protein MEGGPVSVTDDRRADSRPGGGQSSAPPQRDGQFDKTPPQDIAAEQCVLGGMLLSKDAVADVVEILKTTDFYRPVHATIFDTILDIYGRGEPADSITVAAALANSGDLVRIGGAPYLHTLIASVPTAANAAYYARIVSERAVLRRLVEAGTKIVQLGYGTAQGGSRDVDDVVDLAQQAVYDITERRVSEDFAVLADMLQPTLDEIEAVGAQGGMMTGVPTGFTDLDRLLNGLHAGQLVIVAGRPGLGKSTASMDFARNAAIRANQAAAIFSLEMSKVEIVMRLLSAEARVPLHVLRSGQLSDDDWTKLARCMGEISEAPLFVDDTPSMNLMEIRAKARRLKQRHDLKMIVVDYLQLMTSPKRTESRQQEVADLSRGLKLLAKEVECPVIAVSQLNRGPEQRTDKRPQLSDLRESGCLTAETRLVRADNNSEVTLGELMAGEAKDVPVWALDESLRYTPRTMTHVFPSGNREVFRMTLASGKQIDATANHPFLTFAGWVPLGELTEGTRLATPRHVPPPLAIQPWAEAEVVLLAHLLGDGSFVRRQPIRYASCDEHNLQAVAEAAKHFGITAIRDDYEAARVTTLRLPAPYRLARGRRNPVAEWLDGLGLFGLRSHEKFIPASVFNMPKEQITLFLRHLWATDGSVSVNKSGRGGRVYFSSTSRRMLEDISRLMLRYGITARLRAVPVERHRPQYTLDISGRDDQLRFLREVGVHGDRARNCADLLESLSAMESNTNVDTVPREVWSRVREILAEKGMTHREFAAAIDSQFCGSTLWKRAPSRSRLAKIASVLDTADLDLHATNDIFWDEIVSIESIGERDVFDATVLGTHNFIANGIATHNSIEQDADVVILLHRDDYYDKESPRAGEADFIVAKHRNGPTDTVTVAAQLHLSRFVDMAIG; this is encoded by the coding sequence GTGGAGGGGGGACCCGTGTCGGTCACCGACGACAGGCGGGCGGACTCGCGGCCGGGCGGGGGGCAGTCGTCCGCGCCCCCGCAGCGCGACGGCCAGTTCGACAAGACCCCGCCGCAGGACATCGCCGCCGAGCAGTGCGTCCTCGGCGGCATGCTGCTGTCCAAGGACGCCGTCGCCGACGTCGTGGAGATCCTCAAGACCACCGACTTCTACCGGCCGGTGCACGCCACCATCTTCGACACCATCCTGGATATCTACGGCCGGGGCGAGCCGGCCGACTCCATCACCGTGGCGGCGGCCCTGGCCAACTCCGGCGATCTCGTCCGGATCGGCGGCGCCCCCTACCTGCACACGCTGATCGCCAGCGTGCCGACCGCCGCGAACGCGGCCTACTACGCCCGTATCGTCAGCGAGCGGGCGGTACTGCGGCGTCTGGTCGAGGCCGGCACCAAGATCGTGCAGCTGGGCTACGGCACGGCTCAGGGCGGCAGTCGCGACGTCGACGACGTCGTCGACCTCGCCCAGCAGGCGGTCTACGACATCACCGAGCGCCGTGTCAGCGAGGACTTCGCCGTGCTCGCCGACATGCTCCAGCCGACGCTGGACGAGATCGAGGCGGTGGGTGCCCAGGGCGGCATGATGACCGGCGTCCCCACCGGCTTCACCGACCTGGACCGCCTGCTCAACGGCCTGCACGCGGGGCAGCTCGTGATCGTTGCGGGAAGGCCTGGTTTGGGCAAATCGACTGCAAGTATGGACTTTGCCCGAAATGCCGCCATTCGTGCCAATCAGGCGGCGGCGATCTTCTCGCTGGAAATGAGCAAGGTCGAGATCGTCATGCGACTGCTCTCGGCCGAGGCGCGCGTGCCGCTGCACGTCCTGCGCAGCGGCCAGCTCTCCGACGACGACTGGACCAAGCTCGCCCGCTGTATGGGCGAGATCAGCGAGGCGCCGCTCTTCGTCGACGACACACCGAGCATGAACCTGATGGAGATCCGGGCCAAGGCGCGCCGGCTCAAGCAGCGGCACGACCTCAAGATGATCGTGGTCGACTACCTCCAGCTGATGACCTCCCCGAAGCGCACCGAGAGCCGGCAGCAGGAGGTCGCGGACCTTTCCCGTGGCCTGAAGCTGCTCGCCAAGGAGGTCGAGTGCCCGGTGATCGCGGTGAGCCAGCTGAACCGTGGCCCGGAGCAACGTACTGACAAGCGGCCTCAGTTGTCCGACCTCCGTGAGTCCGGTTGCCTGACGGCGGAAACCCGGCTGGTCCGGGCCGACAACAACTCCGAGGTCACCCTCGGCGAGCTTATGGCGGGGGAAGCCAAGGACGTTCCGGTCTGGGCACTGGACGAGAGCCTTCGCTACACGCCGCGGACGATGACGCATGTCTTCCCGAGCGGCAACCGGGAAGTGTTCCGTATGACGTTGGCGTCGGGAAAGCAGATCGACGCGACGGCGAACCACCCCTTCCTCACCTTTGCGGGATGGGTGCCGCTCGGGGAGTTGACGGAGGGGACGCGTCTCGCCACACCCCGGCACGTACCTCCTCCACTCGCGATCCAGCCGTGGGCGGAGGCCGAGGTGGTCTTGCTGGCACACCTCCTGGGCGATGGCTCGTTCGTACGCCGTCAGCCGATTCGGTACGCCAGCTGCGACGAGCACAACCTTCAGGCCGTCGCGGAGGCAGCCAAGCATTTCGGCATCACTGCCATCCGTGACGACTACGAGGCGGCCAGGGTCACAACCCTGCGGCTTCCCGCCCCCTACCGTCTCGCTCGTGGCCGGCGTAACCCGGTCGCCGAGTGGTTGGACGGTCTAGGGCTGTTTGGTCTGCGGTCGCACGAGAAGTTCATTCCGGCATCGGTCTTCAATATGCCGAAGGAACAGATCACTCTTTTCCTCCGGCACCTGTGGGCGACGGACGGCTCGGTGAGCGTGAACAAGTCGGGTCGTGGTGGCCGCGTCTACTTCTCGTCAACGAGCCGCCGGATGCTTGAGGACATCTCCCGTCTGATGCTGAGGTACGGCATCACCGCCCGCCTCAGGGCGGTGCCTGTCGAACGTCACCGACCCCAGTACACCCTCGACATCTCCGGGCGGGATGACCAGTTGCGGTTTCTCCGGGAGGTCGGCGTGCACGGCGACAGGGCACGCAACTGCGCCGACCTGCTCGAATCCCTCTCGGCGATGGAGAGCAACACCAACGTCGACACGGTGCCGCGCGAGGTGTGGAGCCGGGTCCGGGAGATCCTCGCGGAGAAAGGTATGACCCACCGTGAGTTCGCGGCGGCGATCGATTCTCAGTTCTGTGGCAGCACCCTCTGGAAGCGCGCACCCAGTAGATCCAGGCTCGCGAAGATCGCTTCGGTTCTCGACACGGCCGATCTCGACCTGCATGCCACGAACGACATCTTCTGGGACGAGATCGTGTCGATCGAGTCGATCGGCGAGCGTGACGTCTTCGACGCCACCGTCCTCGGTACCCACAACTTCATCGCCAACGGCATCGCCACCCACAACTCGATTGAACAGGATGCCGACGTGGTGATCCTGCTGCACCGTGATGACTACTACGACAAGGAGTCGCCACGGGCCGGCGAGGCGGACTTCATTGTCGCCAAGCACAGAAACGGCCCGACCGACACCGTGACGGTGGCGGCGCAGCTGCACCTGTCGCGCTTCGTCGACATGGCCATCGGGTAG
- a CDS encoding zf-TFIIB domain-containing protein, which translates to MSMTCPKCHGEMRQYERSGVVIDQCGECRGIFLDRGELEKLFEAEANWSRQQGATPPAQPAHQQGGYPSQPSHQQGGYAPPPPPPAPHQPGYGAVPPPPPPAHGYPPAPAYGHSQQHHGYHGHYKRKKHKGFLDEMFG; encoded by the coding sequence ATGAGCATGACTTGTCCCAAGTGTCACGGAGAAATGCGCCAGTACGAGCGCAGCGGCGTCGTCATCGACCAGTGCGGCGAGTGCCGGGGAATCTTCCTCGACCGCGGCGAGCTGGAGAAGCTGTTCGAGGCCGAGGCCAACTGGAGCCGTCAGCAGGGCGCGACGCCCCCGGCGCAGCCCGCCCACCAGCAGGGCGGCTACCCCAGCCAGCCGAGCCACCAGCAGGGCGGTTACGCGCCCCCGCCGCCCCCGCCTGCCCCGCACCAGCCGGGTTACGGTGCCGTCCCGCCGCCGCCCCCGCCGGCGCACGGCTACCCGCCGGCCCCCGCGTACGGGCACAGCCAGCAGCACCACGGCTACCACGGGCACTACAAGCGCAAGAAGCACAAGGGCTTCCTGGACGAGATGTTCGGCTGA